The Hyperthermus butylicus DSM 5456 genome includes a region encoding these proteins:
- a CDS encoding ferritin family protein → MLSQHPLLAKCNGGLDKLTLAEAVRLAIIGELDAINLYLQIARCVRDEKARKLFEEIAREEKTHVGELLELLRRLDPEQVRELEEGAKEAEELLGEG, encoded by the coding sequence ATGCTCTCGCAACACCCTCTTCTAGCCAAGTGTAACGGCGGTCTTGACAAGCTCACACTAGCAGAAGCTGTAAGGCTCGCAATAATCGGTGAGCTCGACGCAATAAACCTCTACCTCCAGATAGCTAGGTGTGTCCGCGACGAGAAGGCGAGAAAGCTATTCGAGGAGATAGCCCGCGAAGAGAAGACTCACGTAGGCGAGCTTCTAGAGCTTCTTAGGAGGCTGGATCCGGAGCAGGTGCGGGAGCTGGAGGAGGGCGCAAAGGAGGCCGAGGAACTGCTAGGCGAGGGGTAG
- a CDS encoding helix-turn-helix domain-containing protein, giving the protein MSNVPLVVFCLRDNLECPLYMAVSSAAKKSSDTDSGPLRLVSGLAARVLRVNIDWERGVTELWVRASGGNGSMEEFERQLKRMDGLAFQRVYSSKFNNVYRILVDVSKCACLRNGKSCLLVSAPIGVMAKSVIIAPYGILCEFIVARGKGLDYLRSSGYRIVFMHRIDEYDYMLTEKQELALIYAYLMGYYSFPRRISLKSLAAKLGVSVSTLAELLRKAEAKVVEAFVRHELPHYLVGIILNREAHRRFIEEKLTSNKKACKDEETSVSEPGKAAAVVAAGGS; this is encoded by the coding sequence ATGTCGAATGTGCCACTAGTAGTGTTCTGCCTCCGCGACAACCTTGAATGTCCGCTGTACATGGCGGTTAGCAGTGCTGCTAAGAAGAGCAGCGATACTGATAGCGGCCCGCTTAGGCTTGTTAGTGGTCTCGCTGCGCGCGTCTTGAGGGTTAACATTGACTGGGAGCGGGGCGTTACGGAGCTCTGGGTTCGGGCTAGCGGCGGGAACGGATCGATGGAAGAGTTTGAGAGACAGCTGAAGCGAATGGATGGGCTTGCCTTCCAGCGCGTCTATTCCAGCAAGTTTAACAACGTATACAGGATCCTCGTCGATGTGTCTAAGTGTGCGTGCCTACGGAATGGTAAGAGCTGTCTACTGGTATCAGCTCCCATAGGTGTTATGGCTAAGTCCGTTATAATTGCGCCCTATGGTATTCTCTGCGAGTTCATAGTGGCGCGGGGGAAGGGGCTAGATTACCTCCGGTCTAGCGGGTACAGGATAGTATTCATGCATCGTATCGACGAGTACGACTACATGCTGACCGAGAAGCAGGAGCTAGCACTTATCTACGCCTACCTGATGGGCTACTATAGCTTCCCACGAAGGATTAGTCTTAAGAGTCTAGCTGCAAAGCTCGGCGTCTCGGTTTCTACGCTGGCTGAACTACTCCGGAAGGCTGAGGCCAAGGTTGTGGAGGCATTTGTCCGGCACGAGCTTCCACACTACCTTGTCGGCATAATACTAAACCGTGAGGCGCACCGGAGGTTCATCGAGGAGAAGCTTACCAGCAACAAGAAGGCTTGTAAGGACGAGGAGACAAGTGTCTCCGAGCCTGGGAAGGCCGCAGCTGTAGTTGCGGCTGGGGGCTCCTAG
- a CDS encoding ketopantoate reductase family protein, which translates to MSLNIDVVVVGCGAVGSTVALALARAGVQVAAVTRSGTDGCRWDMVLVEGLGFGELLVCGWTGAARLRPRLVVYAVKAYDLTSAVEDSLQAGWNPEAVVSLQNGLGSLELLSKTYGVDRAIGGVVYFGAVGVAPCRARLLGRGGLLLGCWARGGSCSFWSHQLAEALTAGGLPSSHVGDVEPYRWLKLAVNAAINPVTVLAWSRNKVILENPDAGKLAAQLAREVALVAWRRGVELPGDPVEEVFRVARATGDNCSSMLQDVARRGRSEVDYINGSVAREAWRLGLRAPFNEAMWRAVRLLERWLAGRRLPCEI; encoded by the coding sequence GTGTCCCTCAACATAGATGTGGTTGTTGTGGGTTGCGGGGCTGTTGGGAGCACGGTAGCTCTGGCCTTGGCGAGGGCGGGTGTGCAGGTGGCAGCGGTTACGAGGAGCGGCACTGACGGGTGCCGCTGGGATATGGTTCTCGTCGAGGGGTTGGGCTTCGGCGAGCTGCTCGTTTGCGGATGGACGGGTGCAGCGAGGCTCCGCCCGAGGCTCGTAGTCTACGCTGTTAAGGCGTACGATTTGACAAGTGCTGTGGAGGATTCTCTCCAGGCAGGCTGGAACCCCGAGGCGGTGGTCTCTCTCCAGAACGGTTTGGGCAGCCTCGAACTCCTCTCAAAAACCTACGGTGTAGACCGCGCTATAGGCGGCGTGGTCTACTTTGGAGCTGTAGGCGTTGCACCGTGCCGCGCCAGGCTCCTCGGGAGGGGAGGGCTGCTGCTGGGTTGCTGGGCGCGCGGTGGTAGCTGCAGCTTCTGGTCCCACCAGCTTGCAGAGGCACTGACGGCGGGGGGCCTCCCCTCGAGCCATGTGGGCGACGTGGAGCCTTATCGCTGGCTAAAGCTGGCTGTCAATGCGGCGATAAACCCGGTGACTGTGCTAGCCTGGTCGAGAAACAAGGTCATCCTGGAGAACCCCGATGCGGGGAAGCTAGCAGCACAGCTGGCCCGCGAGGTTGCCCTAGTAGCTTGGAGGCGGGGAGTCGAGCTACCGGGTGATCCCGTCGAGGAGGTTTTCCGGGTGGCTAGGGCTACGGGAGACAACTGCTCCTCAATGCTCCAGGACGTGGCGAGGAGGGGACGTAGCGAGGTAGACTATATCAATGGCTCGGTAGCCCGTGAGGCTTGGAGGCTCGGGCTAAGGGCACCATTCAACGAAGCTATGTGGAGAGCTGTGAGGTTGCTAGAGCGATGGCTGGCCGGGAGAAGGTTACCGTGCGAGATATAG
- a CDS encoding Zn-ribbon domain-containing OB-fold protein, with protein sequence MTISMHISPARIWRERIYRYRLVGRKCLKCGRTHYPPRPACPHCGSRDLKEVELPRTGVLETYTVIYTVMDGFREKAPLVIGIVRLDDGTRVLAPITDVEPSEVKTGMRVEAVLRRIRKDGEDGLIGYGTAFRPVLSAKTS encoded by the coding sequence ATGACCATAAGCATGCACATATCCCCGGCTAGGATATGGCGTGAGCGAATCTACAGGTACAGACTTGTTGGCAGGAAGTGCCTCAAGTGCGGCCGTACACACTATCCACCAAGGCCAGCATGCCCTCACTGCGGCTCTCGCGACCTGAAAGAGGTTGAACTACCGAGGACCGGCGTACTGGAGACCTATACGGTGATATACACTGTTATGGATGGGTTTAGAGAGAAGGCACCCCTAGTGATAGGCATAGTCAGGCTAGACGATGGCACCCGTGTGCTCGCACCGATAACAGATGTCGAGCCCTCCGAGGTTAAGACTGGCATGCGTGTCGAAGCGGTGCTAAGGAGGATAAGAAAAGACGGAGAGGACGGCTTGATAGGCTACGGTACTGCTTTCCGCCCAGTACTCTCCGCGAAAACCAGCTAG
- a CDS encoding AbrB/MazE/SpoVT family DNA-binding domain-containing protein, protein MEIIARVDKKGRVLIPSEIRFQLGIRNAVKIRVENNKLIIEPVKDPIEAPASTVPKGTHDVEAEINELRQTAAREAMQRLRERWF, encoded by the coding sequence GTGGAGATTATAGCTAGGGTTGACAAGAAGGGCAGAGTATTGATACCGAGCGAGATACGATTCCAACTCGGCATAAGAAATGCCGTTAAAATACGTGTTGAAAACAATAAGCTGATTATAGAGCCTGTAAAGGATCCTATAGAGGCACCAGCATCAACAGTGCCTAAGGGCACCCATGACGTTGAGGCAGAGATAAACGAACTTAGACAAACTGCTGCAAGAGAGGCCATGCAGAGGCTGAGAGAACGATGGTTCTAA
- a CDS encoding molybdenum cofactor biosynthesis protein MoaE — protein sequence MGRRLHVLGFREGNPFHHVLELSEECVTIECIIERVGVEGAIYALGRRVEDKLPEGASEVYLLSPPPGPVAARLLGPNERLDFNMVYEVLSLRGGATGAGALVSFAGFVKGLVEGSTVHELYYEAVRELAEREMMRIAEKYASAPGVRDIAVYHYHGPRRPGDPTIYVFVTAVSRHQAFTTAAIVLEEIKHKVPVYKLEKRSDGEYWILGDHTRIPRKLGR from the coding sequence GTGGGCCGCAGGCTTCACGTGCTAGGGTTCCGGGAGGGCAACCCCTTCCACCACGTTCTAGAACTGTCCGAGGAGTGTGTAACAATTGAGTGCATTATAGAGAGGGTTGGTGTTGAGGGAGCCATCTACGCTCTCGGCAGACGCGTCGAGGACAAACTGCCGGAGGGCGCTAGCGAGGTCTACCTCCTCAGCCCCCCACCTGGCCCCGTAGCAGCCAGGCTACTCGGCCCTAACGAGCGTCTAGACTTCAACATGGTGTACGAGGTGCTCTCGCTGCGGGGAGGCGCTACCGGTGCTGGGGCACTAGTCTCGTTTGCGGGCTTCGTAAAGGGCCTAGTTGAAGGCTCGACAGTGCACGAGCTCTACTATGAAGCTGTGAGGGAGCTAGCTGAGAGGGAAATGATGAGAATAGCTGAGAAGTATGCATCAGCTCCCGGCGTACGTGACATAGCAGTATACCACTACCACGGCCCGCGCAGGCCCGGCGACCCAACGATATACGTGTTCGTAACAGCGGTCTCGAGGCACCAAGCATTCACCACAGCAGCAATAGTGTTGGAGGAGATTAAACACAAGGTACCAGTATATAAGCTTGAGAAGAGGAGCGATGGCGAATACTGGATACTAGGGGACCACACGAGGATACCACGTAAACTGGGGCGGTGA
- a CDS encoding DNA/RNA nuclease SfsA produces MRSSNASSTSRLVLEISGVEEATLLARPNRFTAVLEAAGREFTCHIHDPGRIPALRPGTRVLYKRAWRPGRRTSCDLVAFYDNDMLVLEDTRLPNKLFEKVIPLIYGGASYERERQILGSRFDFIVSVGNSVRIVEVKATNYAVGPIALWPDAPSKRGLKHVETLRMLRLQGFEAELAILALRGDVEAIAPNGRADPLLARSLCIALEAGVAVRGLRFSAERAGDKLRIMFSGTIPFRCA; encoded by the coding sequence ATGAGAAGCTCCAACGCCTCATCAACGAGCAGGCTGGTTCTGGAGATTAGCGGTGTAGAGGAGGCCACCCTGCTAGCCAGGCCCAACAGGTTTACAGCTGTGCTAGAAGCTGCGGGAAGAGAGTTCACATGCCACATACATGATCCGGGTAGGATCCCGGCATTACGTCCTGGGACGCGTGTGCTCTACAAGCGAGCTTGGAGGCCAGGCCGAAGGACGAGCTGCGACCTCGTAGCCTTCTACGATAATGACATGCTAGTACTCGAGGACACAAGGCTGCCGAACAAGCTGTTCGAGAAAGTTATACCGCTAATCTATGGTGGTGCCAGCTATGAGAGGGAAAGGCAGATTCTCGGCTCCAGGTTCGACTTCATAGTATCCGTCGGCAACTCCGTTAGGATCGTAGAGGTAAAAGCTACAAACTATGCTGTTGGCCCCATAGCCCTCTGGCCTGACGCTCCTAGCAAACGCGGGCTAAAACATGTCGAGACTCTCCGGATGCTACGGCTCCAAGGCTTTGAGGCTGAGCTGGCAATTCTTGCACTGAGGGGCGACGTGGAGGCTATAGCTCCGAATGGCCGTGCAGACCCCCTGCTAGCCCGTAGCCTATGCATCGCCCTAGAGGCTGGGGTTGCGGTGCGTGGGCTCAGATTTAGCGCTGAAAGAGCTGGCGACAAATTGAGGATAATGTTTAGCGGCACTATACCATTCCGCTGTGCTTGA
- a CDS encoding MarR family transcriptional regulator, protein MEGLTAAEAAVLLAVHRGFDTVESIARLLNTSRETVESIIEKLKSRGLVEEYTTGFIIKRRRIRLTEHGLNAVPEAMRLLEHAAEAARRIASQLSEVHSSEAVLQPASRTGYLAPGLALMDLLFVLPMLQTLGLIGLGEAVLLSQLLSSEEQDHEEHVGVEGYEDYEGGEYGDYEGGDTGVDVDAGFDADYDGFIA, encoded by the coding sequence GTGGAGGGTCTAACAGCAGCTGAGGCAGCAGTACTCCTAGCTGTGCACCGAGGCTTCGACACTGTAGAATCGATAGCCAGACTGCTCAACACCAGCCGCGAGACAGTAGAATCCATCATTGAGAAGCTGAAGAGCCGGGGGCTCGTTGAAGAATATACTACAGGTTTTATAATCAAGAGGAGGAGGATCAGGCTAACAGAGCATGGTCTCAATGCGGTCCCCGAGGCTATGCGCTTACTAGAACATGCAGCAGAGGCTGCAAGGAGGATTGCAAGCCAGCTCTCCGAGGTGCACAGCTCCGAAGCAGTGCTCCAGCCGGCAAGCCGTACCGGCTACCTAGCGCCAGGTCTAGCATTGATGGATCTCTTGTTTGTGTTGCCCATGTTGCAGACACTAGGCCTCATAGGCCTTGGAGAAGCCGTGTTGTTATCGCAGCTTCTCTCCAGCGAAGAGCAGGACCACGAAGAGCATGTCGGTGTTGAGGGATACGAGGACTATGAGGGCGGTGAATATGGCGACTACGAGGGCGGAGACACGGGCGTAGATGTTGATGCGGGTTTCGACGCTGACTACGATGGGTTCATAGCCTAG
- the panB gene encoding 3-methyl-2-oxobutanoate hydroxymethyltransferase yields MAGREKVTVRDIVRAKQRGERIVMVTAYDYITAKLVDEAGVDMILVGDSLGMVVLGLPSTHQVTLEDMERHTAAVARAQPRALIVADMPFMSYEASTRDAVLNAGRLIAAGADAVKIEGGASYSDTIRALVRAGIPVVAHVGLTPQRYKLLGGYRLAGKTASEAMEVIREAIGAEEAGAFAVVIEFTAWEVAREITRKLSIPTICIGSGPYCDGQVLVIHDLLGLTPTPPPFAKKYVDLAAIIRRAVSEYASDVRNGRFPGEGMYWGMKRGEYEKLQRLINEQAGSGD; encoded by the coding sequence ATGGCTGGCCGGGAGAAGGTTACCGTGCGAGATATAGTTCGTGCTAAGCAGCGCGGAGAGCGCATAGTAATGGTTACGGCTTACGACTACATAACAGCAAAGCTCGTCGACGAAGCCGGCGTAGATATGATTCTTGTGGGAGACTCTCTCGGCATGGTTGTTCTAGGTCTCCCTTCTACTCACCAGGTCACCCTTGAGGACATGGAGAGGCATACAGCAGCTGTTGCAAGAGCCCAGCCCCGAGCCCTAATCGTCGCCGATATGCCGTTTATGAGCTACGAGGCCTCAACCCGGGACGCGGTACTGAATGCTGGCAGGCTAATTGCAGCCGGGGCTGATGCAGTGAAGATAGAGGGCGGGGCCAGCTACAGCGACACCATAAGAGCATTGGTGAGGGCGGGTATACCAGTCGTGGCCCATGTGGGGCTTACCCCGCAACGCTACAAGCTGCTCGGTGGCTACCGCCTGGCAGGCAAAACGGCCAGCGAAGCCATGGAGGTTATCCGGGAGGCTATAGGTGCAGAGGAGGCTGGCGCCTTTGCTGTAGTCATAGAGTTTACGGCGTGGGAAGTAGCGAGGGAGATAACGAGGAAACTCTCAATACCAACTATATGTATCGGTAGTGGTCCCTACTGTGACGGCCAGGTACTGGTAATCCATGATCTCCTCGGCCTAACCCCGACCCCGCCACCGTTCGCCAAGAAATATGTTGACCTTGCCGCAATTATTCGGAGAGCCGTCAGCGAGTATGCCTCGGATGTACGCAATGGCAGGTTCCCCGGCGAAGGCATGTACTGGGGGATGAAGAGGGGCGAGTATGAGAAGCTCCAACGCCTCATCAACGAGCAGGCTGGTTCTGGAGATTAG
- a CDS encoding hydroxymethylglutaryl-CoA synthase — translation MPRGSGIVGWGGYVPRYRIKAAEIVRVWGWEPSVPAGLGVKEKAVENVDEDSVTMGYEAARNAIARANVDPREIKAVFFGTESKPYAVKPSATIIAEALGITPETMASDLEFACRAASEGLRASLALVEAGYMKYALVVASDTAQANPGDVLEFTAASGAAAFVVGPASESVAVLEGVYTYVTDTPDFWRGQHSRYPMHGEAFTGEPAYFHHIESAVKGLMEKLGLKPEDFDYAVFHQPNGKFPLRVGARLGFPKEKILPGLLTPIIGNTYNASALLGFARILDQAKPGQRILVAPFGSGAGSDAYSFIVTDRIEEARNRAPKVDDYVNWKRYIDYAMHARMRKLYDRRPV, via the coding sequence ATGCCGCGTGGAAGCGGCATAGTTGGCTGGGGCGGCTACGTGCCCCGTTACAGGATCAAGGCTGCGGAGATTGTAAGGGTTTGGGGCTGGGAGCCTAGCGTTCCCGCAGGGCTCGGGGTGAAGGAGAAGGCTGTGGAGAATGTTGACGAGGATTCAGTCACAATGGGTTATGAGGCTGCGCGGAACGCAATAGCACGAGCCAACGTAGACCCCAGGGAGATAAAGGCCGTGTTCTTCGGCACCGAGTCCAAGCCATACGCTGTCAAGCCCTCTGCCACAATTATCGCCGAGGCTCTCGGTATAACACCAGAGACCATGGCGTCGGACCTGGAGTTTGCATGCCGCGCTGCCAGCGAGGGGCTCCGAGCGAGCCTTGCACTAGTAGAGGCTGGCTACATGAAGTACGCACTGGTAGTAGCTTCCGATACTGCGCAAGCAAACCCGGGCGACGTGCTAGAATTTACTGCTGCCAGCGGCGCAGCAGCCTTTGTTGTCGGCCCTGCATCGGAAAGCGTTGCCGTGCTCGAAGGGGTCTACACCTACGTCACTGACACACCGGACTTCTGGAGGGGCCAGCACAGCCGCTACCCAATGCACGGCGAGGCATTCACCGGCGAGCCAGCATACTTCCACCACATAGAGAGCGCAGTCAAGGGCTTAATGGAGAAGCTCGGGCTAAAACCCGAGGACTTTGACTACGCCGTCTTCCATCAGCCTAACGGTAAGTTCCCCCTAAGGGTTGGAGCAAGACTCGGCTTCCCCAAGGAGAAGATTCTGCCAGGCCTCCTCACACCAATAATCGGCAACACATACAATGCCAGTGCCCTACTAGGCTTCGCAAGGATACTCGATCAGGCAAAGCCTGGCCAGCGAATACTCGTAGCACCATTCGGCAGTGGCGCGGGTAGCGACGCATATAGCTTCATCGTAACCGATCGCATCGAGGAGGCTAGGAATCGTGCACCAAAGGTTGACGACTACGTGAACTGGAAGCGCTATATAGACTATGCTATGCACGCACGCATGCGCAAGCTCTATGACAGAAGACCCGTCTAG
- a CDS encoding thiolase domain-containing protein: protein MPRVYVAGVGMTKIDRHYDKGILDLAAEAAFRAIDDAGIKPDAVIVTSMLASKLQEQDNLGAYVAAGLGLRYRPALHVEAACGSGGAGVYTGFALIRSGLVDSVLVVGVEKMTDYPTAIVTAGLAQAADAEYELYYGATFTGLNALMMRYYMEKYGVTRDEMSEWPVMMHENALSNPYAQIRRRITREDVARSQVIADPIRLLDSSPIGDGAAAVLLVSEDAAKRLPEKPIVEIAGAGLAVDTVELSNREILDGMPAARKAAEQAYRMAGVEPSKIDVMEIHDAFTINAILLLEELGFAEKGRAAKLVAEGRFHPGDRPTANPSGGLKARGHPVGATGVYQVAEVTMQLRGDFPGVKVDGAEVGLAVNVGGDGSTVSALVLRRA, encoded by the coding sequence ATGCCTCGAGTCTACGTAGCCGGAGTCGGGATGACAAAGATCGACCGTCACTACGACAAGGGTATCCTGGACCTAGCAGCCGAGGCCGCCTTTAGAGCCATAGACGACGCAGGAATCAAACCCGATGCTGTGATTGTTACGAGCATGCTTGCGAGCAAGCTACAGGAGCAGGACAATCTTGGCGCCTACGTAGCTGCTGGACTGGGGCTGCGCTACAGACCCGCACTACATGTTGAAGCTGCCTGCGGCAGCGGAGGCGCTGGCGTTTACACGGGGTTTGCCTTGATACGTTCGGGGCTCGTAGATTCTGTGCTGGTTGTTGGCGTTGAGAAGATGACTGATTACCCGACAGCCATTGTCACCGCTGGCTTGGCGCAGGCTGCCGACGCAGAGTACGAACTCTATTACGGGGCCACGTTTACCGGACTCAACGCACTCATGATGAGGTATTATATGGAGAAGTACGGGGTTACAAGGGACGAGATGAGCGAGTGGCCAGTAATGATGCACGAGAACGCCCTCAGCAACCCATACGCACAGATAAGGAGGAGGATAACGAGGGAGGACGTGGCTCGCAGCCAGGTGATAGCTGATCCGATAAGACTGCTTGACAGCAGCCCCATAGGTGATGGCGCTGCAGCCGTCCTACTAGTCTCGGAGGATGCCGCGAAGAGGCTGCCCGAGAAACCCATCGTCGAGATAGCCGGTGCTGGACTGGCCGTGGACACCGTGGAGCTTAGCAATAGGGAGATTCTCGACGGCATGCCTGCCGCTAGGAAGGCTGCCGAGCAGGCTTACCGTATGGCAGGGGTGGAGCCAAGCAAGATAGACGTCATGGAGATCCATGACGCGTTCACGATAAACGCGATACTGCTATTGGAGGAGCTAGGCTTTGCGGAGAAGGGCAGGGCGGCTAAGCTAGTAGCTGAGGGCCGCTTCCACCCAGGCGATAGGCCGACGGCAAACCCGAGCGGAGGCCTCAAGGCCCGCGGCCACCCAGTAGGCGCAACCGGTGTCTACCAGGTAGCAGAGGTGACGATGCAGCTGCGCGGCGACTTCCCCGGCGTAAAGGTCGATGGCGCCGAGGTAGGCTTAGCAGTTAACGTTGGTGGCGACGGCTCGACGGTTTCAGCCCTAGTCCTCAGACGCGCCTAG
- a CDS encoding CBS domain-containing protein has translation MPLVTARDLIRDSRLVYAFLDGTITDAVKRKTEPSVGSVPVVGHDMRLLGIFTERDPVGLIASDESLDRSLGEVMMWGLGVAHPDDSLPSTAYKMVRHGARHTPVVDEDDRLLCVVSIRRVPQYMLAGSE, from the coding sequence TTGCCCCTTGTTACTGCTCGGGATTTGATTAGGGATTCTCGTCTGGTGTATGCTTTTCTGGATGGAACAATTACTGATGCTGTTAAGCGTAAGACCGAGCCTAGTGTTGGTAGTGTACCGGTTGTTGGTCATGATATGAGACTTCTTGGTATTTTTACCGAGAGGGATCCTGTGGGGCTTATTGCTAGTGATGAGAGTCTCGATCGGAGTCTTGGAGAGGTTATGATGTGGGGTCTTGGTGTGGCTCATCCTGATGATTCGCTTCCGAGTACTGCATATAAAATGGTACGGCACGGGGCTAGGCATACCCCAGTTGTTGATGAGGATGATAGGCTCCTTTGCGTGGTGAGTATTCGTCGGGTACCGCAGTACATGCTTGCTGGAAGTGAATAG
- the hmgA gene encoding hydroxymethylglutaryl-CoA reductase (NADPH) encodes MQESERSKLEEVVRGIIEGRIKLHEADKILGNANAGALARRLALEKMLGVSLSSIGSTILDFEELVGRNIENPIGAVQIPVGIVGPLRVRGDYANGDYYVPMATTEGALVASVNRGAKAITLSGGARAKVLRDGMARAPVFWTPGIEEAARFVEWVREHMDEVRREAESTTRHGKLLEVQPFITGNLVWLRFVYETGDAMGMNMATIATDKAAEWILANYPGTVRLIALSGNMCTDKKPALLNMLFGRGKTVVAEAVIKRDVALKVLKARPEEIDFVNRVKNLLGTARAGSFSLNAHFANIIAAIFIATGQDVAQVVESSMGYTWTEVRNGDLYISVTLPSLEVGTVGGGTRLPTQREALALMGVAGGGDPPGSNARKFAEIVAATVLAGELNLLAALAANELARAHKLLGRGEARKEKNTANSKPTN; translated from the coding sequence TTGCAGGAGAGTGAACGCTCAAAGCTTGAAGAGGTTGTACGGGGGATTATCGAGGGCCGCATAAAGCTTCATGAAGCCGACAAGATTCTCGGCAATGCCAATGCAGGTGCTCTTGCTCGGAGGCTTGCGCTTGAAAAGATGCTTGGCGTTAGCCTTTCAAGTATTGGGAGCACCATACTGGACTTCGAGGAGCTTGTTGGCAGGAACATCGAGAACCCGATTGGCGCGGTTCAGATCCCGGTCGGCATTGTTGGCCCGTTGAGGGTTAGGGGCGACTATGCTAACGGCGATTACTACGTGCCAATGGCTACTACCGAGGGGGCCCTTGTTGCAAGCGTGAATCGTGGCGCTAAGGCGATAACTCTTAGCGGTGGTGCTAGGGCCAAGGTGCTCCGGGACGGCATGGCGAGGGCTCCCGTGTTCTGGACGCCCGGCATTGAGGAGGCTGCACGCTTCGTTGAATGGGTACGCGAGCACATGGACGAGGTTAGGAGGGAGGCAGAATCCACAACAAGGCATGGCAAGCTGTTGGAGGTTCAGCCCTTCATTACGGGTAACCTTGTCTGGCTGCGTTTCGTCTATGAGACCGGTGACGCCATGGGAATGAACATGGCTACTATAGCTACTGACAAGGCTGCTGAATGGATACTGGCAAACTATCCGGGCACTGTCCGGCTCATAGCGCTCAGCGGTAACATGTGTACGGACAAGAAGCCAGCACTGCTAAACATGCTCTTCGGTAGGGGGAAGACAGTTGTAGCCGAGGCGGTTATCAAAAGGGATGTCGCGCTAAAGGTTTTGAAGGCTCGGCCAGAGGAGATAGACTTCGTAAACCGTGTCAAGAACTTGCTTGGCACAGCCAGGGCTGGATCGTTCAGCCTCAACGCTCACTTCGCAAACATCATAGCAGCAATATTCATCGCGACCGGGCAGGACGTAGCACAGGTCGTCGAGAGCAGCATGGGCTACACGTGGACAGAGGTGCGTAACGGAGACCTCTACATCTCGGTAACACTTCCAAGCCTAGAGGTGGGCACCGTCGGGGGAGGCACCCGGCTCCCCACACAGCGGGAAGCACTAGCCCTCATGGGTGTAGCAGGCGGCGGAGACCCGCCAGGGAGCAACGCCAGGAAGTTCGCCGAGATAGTAGCAGCAACAGTGCTTGCAGGCGAGCTAAACCTGCTAGCCGCGCTAGCCGCAAACGAGCTAGCCAGAGCTCACAAGCTACTAGGCAGGGGCGAAGCCAGAAAAGAGAAAAACACGGCAAACAGCAAACCCACCAATTAG